The proteins below are encoded in one region of Aequorivita iocasae:
- a CDS encoding GH3 family domain-containing protein — MAILGSIIKTAIDLRGAIVSEKPPVESQREVLKNLLEKAKDTAFGKYYGFSKILEATDIEKEFAEKVPYFDYHQMEAEWWCKTQEGMEDISWPGKPTYFARSSGTTGKTSKRIPVTDEMIEAIRTTGIKQVGALTNFEIPSDFYEKEIMMLGSSTNLEEQDQFLEGEISGISASNIPFWFRGYYKPGEEIAQMDDWDQKVETIAKNARNWDIGALSGIPSWMELMMKKVIEYHDAANIHEIWPNLQVYTTGGVAFQPYEKSFNQLLAHPIIVIDTYLASEGFLAFQNRPDTTSMKLVTDNGIYFEFVPFKPEYINDDGSLAQDAPALTLAEVEPGVDYVLIISTVSGAWRYLIGDTIAFTDVEKAEIKITGRTKFFLNVVGSQLSVNKMEVALREMEEKFDIKIPEFTLAAVKIEGEFYHHWYLGTETEIDAAKIADALDEALKEANKNYAVARSKALKGVKVNTVNPEIFHEWNAKNKKKGGQVKMEKVMDEEKFAEWERFVKTQIE; from the coding sequence ATGGCAATACTCGGCTCAATAATAAAAACCGCGATCGATCTACGGGGAGCGATCGTTTCAGAAAAACCTCCTGTGGAATCGCAGCGGGAAGTCCTAAAAAATCTGCTCGAAAAGGCAAAGGACACCGCCTTTGGGAAATATTACGGCTTTTCAAAAATTCTTGAAGCAACCGATATTGAAAAAGAGTTTGCCGAGAAAGTTCCCTATTTTGATTACCACCAAATGGAGGCCGAATGGTGGTGCAAGACCCAGGAAGGAATGGAAGATATTAGCTGGCCCGGAAAGCCTACCTACTTTGCCCGAAGCAGCGGCACGACCGGAAAAACCTCAAAACGCATTCCCGTTACCGACGAGATGATTGAGGCCATTCGCACCACGGGCATCAAGCAAGTGGGCGCATTGACCAATTTTGAAATCCCTTCCGATTTTTACGAAAAGGAAATCATGATGCTGGGCAGCAGCACCAATCTGGAGGAACAGGATCAGTTTTTGGAGGGTGAAATAAGCGGTATCAGCGCCAGCAACATTCCGTTTTGGTTTCGGGGCTATTACAAACCGGGAGAGGAAATTGCCCAAATGGACGACTGGGACCAAAAGGTGGAAACCATTGCCAAAAATGCCCGAAATTGGGACATTGGTGCCCTCAGCGGCATTCCTTCGTGGATGGAATTGATGATGAAGAAGGTTATTGAATACCACGATGCGGCAAACATTCACGAAATCTGGCCAAACCTGCAGGTCTATACCACTGGCGGTGTTGCGTTTCAGCCGTATGAGAAGAGTTTTAACCAATTATTGGCGCATCCCATTATTGTGATTGACACCTATTTGGCTTCGGAAGGATTTTTGGCGTTTCAGAATAGGCCCGATACCACTTCAATGAAGTTGGTTACCGACAATGGAATCTATTTTGAATTCGTTCCCTTCAAACCCGAGTATATCAACGATGATGGTTCCCTTGCACAGGACGCCCCTGCCCTAACCCTCGCCGAAGTGGAACCGGGTGTGGATTATGTTTTGATAATCAGTACAGTCTCGGGCGCTTGGCGCTATTTGATTGGCGATACCATTGCTTTTACCGATGTGGAAAAGGCCGAAATAAAAATCACGGGGCGGACCAAATTCTTTTTAAATGTGGTTGGTTCACAATTATCCGTGAACAAAATGGAAGTTGCCTTGCGTGAAATGGAGGAGAAATTCGATATAAAAATCCCCGAATTTACTTTAGCAGCGGTCAAAATAGAGGGCGAATTTTACCACCATTGGTATTTGGGTACGGAAACCGAAATCGACGCAGCAAAAATAGCCGACGCACTGGATGAAGCCTTAAAGGAAGCAAATAAAAACTACGCAGTCGCACGTTCAAAAGCATTGAAGGGGGTAAAAGTGAATACCGTGAATCCTGAAATTTTCCACGAATGGAACGCCAAAAACAAAAAGAAGGGCGGACAGGTAAAAATGGAAAAGGTTATGGACGAGGAAAAGTTTGCTGAGTGGGAAAGGTTTGTAAAAACTCAAATTGAGTAG
- the uvrB gene encoding excinuclease ABC subunit UvrB, which yields MNFKIASEFQPTGDQPQAIKALVNGLNEDEKYQTLLGVTGSGKTFTVANVVQQVQKPTIVLAHNKTLAAQLYTEFKNLFPENAVEYFVSYYDYYQPEAFIPSSGTYIEKDLSINEEIEKMRLSTTSSLLSGRRDVLVVSSVSCLYGIGNPVEFQKNVITLEKGQIISRTKLLHRLVQSLYSRTEAEFNHGRFRIKGDTVDVYPGYADDAFRIHFFGDEIEEIEVFDPLNNNIKAKYDRLNIYPANMFVTSPDVLQGAIRQIQDDLVKQVEYFGEIGKHLEAKRLDERTNFDLEMIRELGYCSGIENYSRYLDQRLPGTRPFCLLDYFPRDYLMVVDESHVTIPQVGAMYGGDRSRKENLVEYGFRLPAAMDNRPLKFEEFEALQNQVIYVSATPADYELEKSGGVYVEQIIRPTGLLDPPIEVRPSLNQIDDLLEEIQLRVEKDERVLVTTLTKRMAEELTKYLTRVQIRTRYIHSDVDTLERVEIMQDLRLGLFDVLVGVNLLREGLDLPEVSLVAILDADKEGFLRSNRSLTQTVGRAARNLNGKAIMYADKITRSMQETIDGTEYRRQKQIAYNEAHGITPTQIKKSFENSLTKSKQEAYTFENAETLAAESEVEYLTKAQIEKKIRDTRKAMEKAAKDLDFMMAAKLRDKIKTFQKQLEEV from the coding sequence ATGAATTTTAAAATAGCTTCCGAATTCCAACCCACCGGCGATCAGCCGCAGGCCATCAAGGCATTGGTAAACGGCCTAAATGAAGACGAAAAATACCAGACCCTGTTGGGTGTAACCGGCTCGGGTAAAACCTTTACCGTGGCCAATGTAGTGCAACAGGTACAAAAGCCCACCATTGTTTTGGCGCACAATAAAACCCTAGCGGCACAGCTGTACACGGAGTTTAAAAACCTATTCCCCGAAAACGCGGTGGAGTATTTTGTTTCCTATTACGATTATTACCAGCCCGAAGCGTTTATACCCAGCAGCGGCACCTATATAGAAAAGGATCTTTCCATAAACGAGGAGATTGAAAAAATGCGGCTTAGCACCACCTCGTCCCTGCTTTCGGGCAGGAGGGATGTGCTGGTGGTTTCCTCGGTTTCCTGCCTGTACGGTATCGGAAATCCCGTGGAATTCCAAAAGAACGTAATTACTTTGGAAAAGGGGCAGATCATTTCCCGCACCAAATTGTTGCACCGTTTGGTACAAAGTCTTTACTCAAGAACCGAAGCGGAGTTCAACCACGGCCGTTTCCGCATAAAAGGAGATACGGTGGATGTGTACCCTGGCTATGCGGATGATGCTTTTAGAATCCACTTTTTCGGTGATGAAATTGAGGAAATTGAAGTCTTTGACCCCTTGAACAACAACATAAAAGCCAAATACGACCGACTGAATATTTACCCTGCAAATATGTTCGTTACCTCGCCAGATGTGCTGCAGGGCGCCATTCGCCAGATTCAGGACGATTTGGTAAAACAGGTGGAATATTTTGGCGAAATAGGAAAACATCTGGAGGCAAAACGTCTGGACGAACGAACCAATTTCGATTTGGAAATGATACGCGAACTCGGCTATTGCAGTGGGATTGAAAACTATTCGCGCTACTTGGACCAGCGACTGCCCGGCACGCGCCCGTTCTGTTTGCTGGATTACTTTCCCAGGGATTATTTAATGGTTGTGGATGAGAGCCACGTAACCATTCCGCAGGTAGGCGCCATGTACGGCGGCGACCGTTCCCGAAAGGAAAATCTTGTGGAATATGGCTTTAGATTGCCAGCTGCGATGGATAACCGTCCGCTAAAATTTGAGGAATTTGAAGCCCTCCAAAACCAAGTAATCTACGTAAGCGCCACGCCCGCCGATTACGAACTTGAAAAAAGCGGCGGCGTGTATGTGGAACAGATTATCCGCCCCACCGGTCTGCTGGACCCACCCATTGAAGTACGCCCCAGCCTAAACCAGATTGACGATTTATTGGAGGAAATCCAATTGCGGGTAGAGAAAGACGAACGCGTTTTGGTAACCACCCTTACCAAAAGAATGGCAGAAGAACTTACCAAATATTTAACCAGAGTACAAATCCGTACCCGCTACATCCACAGTGATGTGGATACCTTGGAACGCGTGGAGATTATGCAGGATTTGCGTCTTGGACTCTTTGATGTTCTGGTAGGTGTAAACCTTTTGAGGGAAGGGCTGGATTTACCGGAAGTTTCCTTGGTAGCCATTCTCGATGCCGATAAGGAAGGGTTTTTGCGAAGCAACCGCTCGCTCACTCAGACCGTAGGCCGCGCCGCCCGGAACCTAAATGGAAAGGCAATTATGTATGCCGATAAAATCACTCGAAGTATGCAGGAAACCATTGACGGCACCGAATACCGCCGCCAAAAGCAGATTGCCTATAATGAAGCGCATGGCATTACGCCAACGCAGATAAAAAAATCATTTGAAAACTCATTGACGAAATCCAAGCAGGAGGCTTATACGTTTGAAAATGCCGAAACCCTCGCCGCGGAATCGGAAGTAGAATATTTGACCAAGGCACAGATAGAAAAGAAAATCCGCGACACCCGAAAAGCCATGGAAAAAGCCGCAAAGGATTTGGACTTTATGATGGCCGCCAAGTTGCGGGATAAGATTAAGACGTTTCAGAAACAATTGGAGGAAGTTTAA